A stretch of the Lolium perenne isolate Kyuss_39 chromosome 3, Kyuss_2.0, whole genome shotgun sequence genome encodes the following:
- the LOC127342347 gene encoding uncharacterized protein, with protein sequence MAKKSIQYVVVDAFTAEPFKGNPAAVCLLEDDASAPTGDARWMQSVAVEFNLSQTAFLSRDSSCPADAATPRFHLRWFTSVTEVALCGHATLASAHFLFTSVLAEHHGVVEFATKSGILTAKKVPAPETEEQGKLFIELDFPSSDFVGCGSADELPSIPDTLNGASVVSVHKSVATTDFIVELSSGKEVADVLPNIEEIKKCGGRGVIITGPAPAGSGYDFFTRFFCPKWGIDEDPVCGSAHCVLAPYWAKKLGKQKLVAFQVSPRSGVLYLELDAANHRVRLQGEAVTVMAGTLFA encoded by the exons ATGGCCAAGAAAAGCATCCAATACGTCGTG GTGGACGCCTTCACGGCCGAGCCGTTCAAGGGCAACCCCGCCGCGGTGTGCCTCCTCGAGGATGATGCCTCGGCGCCCACGGGGGACGCGCGCTGGATGCAGTCCGTCGCCGTCGAGTTCAACCTCTCCCAGACCGCCTTCCTCTCCCGCGACTCTTCCTGCCCGGCCGACGCCGCCACCCCGCGGTTCCACCTCCGCTGGTTCACCTCCGTCACCGAG GTTGCGCTCTGCGGGCACGCCACGCTGGCGTCCGCGCACTTCCTCTTCACCTCCGTCCTCGCGGAGCACCACGGCGTGGTCGAGTTCGCGACCAAGTCCGGAATCCTGACTGCCAAGAAGGTGCCCGCACCGGAGACGGAGGAGCAGGGGAAGCTCTTCATTGAGCTCGACTTCCCCTCCAGTGACTTTGTGGGCTGCGGTTCGGCCGACGAGCTGCCGTCGATCCCGGACACGCTCAACGGCGCCTCCGTCGTCAGTGTTCACAAATCGGTGGCCACCACCGACTTCATT GTGGAACTTTCATCTGGAAAAGAGGTTGCCGATGTCCTTCCTAACAtcgaagaaatcaaaaaatgtggCGGCAGAGGTGTGATTATTACAGGACCGGCACCTGCTGGATCTGGTTATGACTTCTTCACGCGTTTCTTCTGCCCCAAGTGGGGGATAGATGAG GATCCTGTCTGTGGCAGTGCACATTGTGTTTTGGCACCCTACTGGGCTAAAAAGTTGGGCAAACAAAAACTGGTAGCGTTTCAG GTATCTCCAAGGAGTGGAGTGCTATACCTGGAGCTGGATGCTGCGAATCACAGAGTGCGACTTCAGGGAGAGGCCGTTACTGTCATGGCTGGGACACTCTTCGCGTAG